In a single window of the Flavobacterium sp. W4I14 genome:
- a CDS encoding tartrate-resistant acid phosphatase type 5 (product_source=KO:K14379; cath_funfam=3.60.21.10; cleavage_site_network=SignalP-noTM; ko=KO:K14379; pfam=PF00149; superfamily=56300), translating into MRKHLLLLISLFTYCSLQAQVLLKTQSEATPPTKSLTKDASSLNFIAMGDWGRNGADHQKQVAQQMGITAADVKAQFIISTGDNFYPSGVISEHDPLFKYSFEDIYTAFSLQWDWYPVLGNHDYKSNPDAQVAYSKISRRWKMPARYYAKKFPINGDLNNQVLIAFIDTNPLIPEFYKNSEYGPNVKGQDTTQQKRWLTKVLSDEDPSIKWKIVVGHHPMYTGGSRTDGYDTKAIRRSLKPVFDRYGVDVYLTGHEHSLQYIKPAGKTHHFISGAASEKTPVKLIDDAQMVASVYGFMLFSVGKDLIRVQTINDEGEIINNTIIKK; encoded by the coding sequence ATGAGGAAACACTTACTTTTACTGATTTCCCTATTTACCTATTGCTCATTGCAGGCTCAGGTTTTACTAAAAACACAATCTGAAGCTACCCCACCAACCAAAAGTTTAACTAAAGATGCCTCATCGCTTAATTTTATAGCCATGGGCGATTGGGGCCGTAATGGTGCCGACCACCAGAAACAGGTAGCGCAACAAATGGGAATAACCGCAGCAGATGTTAAAGCACAGTTTATCATTTCTACAGGCGATAACTTCTACCCTAGCGGTGTAATCAGCGAGCACGATCCACTTTTTAAATATTCTTTTGAAGATATTTATACTGCATTTTCTTTGCAATGGGATTGGTATCCGGTACTGGGTAACCATGATTATAAATCCAATCCAGATGCCCAGGTAGCCTATTCAAAAATCAGCAGAAGATGGAAAATGCCCGCCCGTTATTACGCAAAGAAATTCCCCATCAATGGCGATCTGAATAATCAGGTATTGATTGCTTTTATCGATACCAACCCTTTAATTCCGGAATTTTACAAAAACTCAGAATATGGCCCAAACGTAAAGGGCCAGGATACCACCCAACAAAAACGGTGGCTAACCAAAGTATTAAGTGATGAAGATCCAAGTATCAAATGGAAAATTGTTGTGGGTCATCATCCCATGTATACTGGAGGAAGCCGCACAGATGGATATGATACCAAAGCAATCCGCCGTTCTCTTAAACCGGTTTTTGATCGTTATGGCGTAGATGTATACCTCACCGGGCACGAGCACAGCTTGCAGTACATTAAACCTGCAGGCAAAACGCATCATTTTATTTCAGGAGCAGCATCAGAAAAAACACCTGTAAAACTCATTGATGATGCCCAGATGGTAGCTTCTGTGTATGGTTTTATGCTTTTTTCGGTCGGCAAAGATTTAATCCGCGTACAAACCATTAACGATGAAGGAGAAATAATTAATAATACCATTATTAAAAAATAA
- a CDS encoding hypothetical protein (product_source=Hypo-rule applied; ko=KO:K21572; pfam=PF07980,PF14322; superfamily=48452), which translates to MKNLIKYIAGATLSLGVLTSCHKLDLKVETQLTPETFPQTDQHFIQLTGQVYVQLRQNWSTDYFFMQSLSTDEAIMPARGGNWYDGGVYEMHHKHTWNKDNGHVNSGWGWLSATISKANQTLFLLKDAPESAGKTVAVAEVRATRALAFFMMMDLWGNIPIVTTFGQTTPPETKSRQEVFNFIEAELKEVLPNLSGATGTATYGRPNKYTAYAILAKMYLNAEVYINTPKYNEAVAMCDAIIGASGSPYSLESDYRKMFFIDNGPQIKEFIFAIPFDPGFSNGTMIYSRYSLPRSLQAKYSLKFTPSAPMSTLPEFYANFNDPNDKRNTQWIKGPQFLNDGRPVTVATTKKGYDQFYAGSDGSAALTYQVDITPNVTLRDASRPFDAGNDEVSWNMGYRNNKFYCDSTSSSRNQNNDVPIFRYSDILLMKAEAILRGATPTQGQTALSLVNQLRAVRTTSPAWTSVTLEDLYKERCREMAWECWHRNDMIRFGKYEGTWGFKTDVQTFHRLMPIPSSAMILNPKLKQNPGYN; encoded by the coding sequence ATGAAAAATCTTATCAAATACATTGCAGGAGCTACGTTATCGCTAGGCGTATTAACTTCCTGCCATAAACTGGATTTAAAAGTAGAAACACAACTAACTCCTGAAACATTTCCTCAAACAGACCAACATTTTATACAACTAACCGGCCAGGTATATGTACAGCTTCGCCAAAACTGGAGTACCGATTATTTCTTTATGCAGTCCTTAAGTACTGATGAAGCCATTATGCCGGCCAGAGGAGGAAACTGGTACGATGGTGGCGTTTATGAAATGCACCACAAACACACGTGGAATAAAGACAACGGACATGTTAATAGCGGTTGGGGATGGCTTTCCGCAACAATCAGTAAAGCAAATCAAACCTTGTTTTTACTGAAAGACGCTCCTGAATCTGCGGGAAAAACAGTGGCAGTAGCTGAAGTTAGGGCTACAAGAGCATTAGCATTTTTCATGATGATGGATTTGTGGGGAAACATTCCTATTGTAACCACTTTCGGACAAACAACACCGCCCGAAACCAAATCGCGCCAGGAAGTTTTTAATTTTATTGAAGCAGAACTTAAAGAAGTATTGCCAAATTTAAGCGGCGCTACCGGAACAGCTACCTATGGCCGCCCAAATAAATATACAGCCTATGCTATTTTGGCTAAAATGTACCTTAATGCAGAAGTTTATATTAATACGCCAAAATACAATGAAGCGGTAGCCATGTGTGATGCCATTATTGGTGCCTCAGGTTCTCCTTATAGTTTAGAAAGCGATTACAGAAAAATGTTTTTCATTGATAACGGCCCACAGATAAAAGAATTTATTTTTGCTATCCCTTTCGATCCTGGATTTAGTAATGGTACCATGATCTATTCGAGATATTCACTACCAAGATCGTTACAGGCAAAATATAGCTTAAAATTTACACCAAGTGCCCCAATGAGTACTTTACCAGAATTTTATGCAAATTTTAACGATCCTAACGATAAAAGAAATACACAGTGGATTAAGGGACCACAATTTTTGAATGATGGCAGACCAGTAACTGTAGCTACCACAAAAAAGGGATACGATCAATTTTATGCAGGTTCTGATGGTTCAGCTGCACTCACTTACCAGGTTGATATTACACCAAATGTTACCCTTAGAGATGCATCCCGACCTTTTGATGCCGGAAATGATGAGGTTTCATGGAATATGGGTTATCGGAATAATAAATTTTATTGTGATAGCACATCATCCAGCAGAAATCAAAATAATGATGTACCAATATTTAGATATTCTGATATCCTGTTAATGAAAGCTGAAGCTATACTTAGGGGTGCAACGCCTACGCAAGGGCAAACAGCCTTATCATTAGTGAACCAGTTACGTGCCGTTCGTACTACTTCACCTGCATGGACATCAGTTACTTTAGAGGATTTATATAAAGAACGTTGCAGAGAAATGGCCTGGGAATGTTGGCACCGCAACGATATGATTCGCTTTGGTAAATATGAAGGAACATGGGGTTTTAAAACGGATGTACAAACTTTTCATAGACTAATGCCGATTCCATCATCAGCTATGATTTTAAATCCTAAGCTAAAGCAAAACCCTGGTTACAATTAA
- a CDS encoding TonB-linked SusC/RagA family outer membrane protein (product_source=TIGR04056; cath_funfam=2.170.130.10,2.60.40.1120,3.30.70.330; cleavage_site_network=SignalP-noTM; cog=COG1629; ko=KO:K21573; pfam=PF00593,PF07715,PF13715; superfamily=49464,56935; tigrfam=TIGR04056; transmembrane_helix_parts=Inside_1_6,TMhelix_7_29,Outside_30_1014): protein MRFKCTSLKYASIFLLLLLISQSFNAVFAQDERKITGNLIDDAKLPIVGASVTVKGTTKVTSTGAGGSFTISAKTGDKILFSFLGYQTKELTVTNASTYQVVINEASSSLTDVVVVGYGKSSRKALTSSISTVKGDDLNKGAISDVGQMLQGKVPGLNITRSGDPNRNAAIIMRGASTLREGAQSPLFVIDGVVGADISILAPDDIASIDVLKDAAAAAIYGNRAANGVIMVTTKKGVAGATQIAYNGYFGVENVSNRYDMMNSDQLRAFLAKTNSALTPANDKGANTNWQDEVQRSNALSYNHNISLSGGTEKTTYNASLNYFKQDGIIKTSDLDRFIGRIGIEQKALNDRLKIGLNISNSVTNANLVPYRNTVLSQMLTYLPTAPVKNPDGSYFDNLIQTSYYNPVSMLENGTENLKNKNILGNLTINLKLPFGFSYDVSASYQNSQNVYGAFYNSIYTSRYNNVRNTPDPPANPSFVTLVGKDGLAVRNAYQNTNKIIETYLTWNKKFGDHDINAVVGYSYQQSLNNDGFQATSTNFPINQVSYNNLSLGNPYAVTDFRVDFNPGVTYQEILMISDFARVNYNYKNKYLIQGSIRKDGSNVFGANEKWGYFPSVGAAWNIDQENFFKNVGIIKTLKLRGSYGIAGNSLGFAPLTTKLIYGQVGQFYYNGSPREGAYGAVQNENPDLRWEKTATTNVGLDFGLFNGRLTGSVDIYDKKTTDLILQFGVDNNLFPAPLYTANVGKLSNKGIEVVLNGTPVSTDNFSWTTGFNLAHNQNKIITLSDDSRFNIEDRLTVSPDGAGQSGATLQILKPGEPIGTFFTFKYAGKDANGVSQYYDAAGNIKTQNLLNKTDYYILGNSQPKALLGWSNNLRYKNFDLSVFMRAVLGVKIMNVTRADLFRPSTAQFTNIPVEVENESPADFNSYKYSSRFLENGSYLRLDNATLGYTFKKGIIPGVNSIRLYTTANNLFVITGYKGIDPEINQGGTAPGVDTNNFYPKTRTFLFGLNVSFN from the coding sequence ATGAGATTTAAATGTACGAGCTTAAAGTATGCCAGCATCTTTTTGCTACTTTTACTGATCAGCCAATCGTTCAACGCTGTCTTTGCGCAGGATGAACGAAAAATTACAGGAAATTTAATAGACGACGCTAAACTGCCTATTGTAGGTGCTTCAGTTACCGTTAAAGGAACCACTAAGGTTACCTCAACCGGTGCTGGTGGGTCCTTTACCATTTCAGCAAAAACAGGCGACAAAATCCTCTTTAGTTTTTTGGGCTATCAAACAAAAGAACTTACGGTAACTAACGCATCCACCTATCAGGTAGTCATCAACGAAGCAAGTTCATCGCTTACTGATGTAGTAGTTGTTGGTTATGGTAAAAGCTCAAGAAAAGCATTAACCAGCTCTATCTCTACCGTTAAAGGTGATGATTTGAATAAAGGTGCCATTAGCGATGTTGGGCAGATGTTGCAAGGTAAAGTACCAGGATTAAACATTACCAGAAGCGGCGATCCGAACCGTAACGCGGCAATCATTATGCGTGGTGCATCTACCCTTCGTGAAGGTGCTCAATCGCCGCTATTTGTAATTGATGGTGTGGTTGGTGCTGACATTTCGATTCTTGCACCAGATGATATCGCCTCAATCGATGTATTAAAAGATGCTGCCGCTGCTGCCATTTATGGTAACAGGGCTGCCAATGGTGTAATTATGGTAACCACAAAAAAAGGTGTAGCAGGTGCAACCCAAATCGCATACAACGGCTATTTTGGTGTGGAAAACGTTTCCAATCGTTACGACATGATGAATTCAGATCAGTTACGTGCCTTTTTAGCAAAAACCAATTCTGCATTAACGCCTGCAAATGATAAAGGTGCAAATACCAATTGGCAGGATGAGGTACAGCGCAGTAATGCTTTATCATATAACCACAATATATCTTTAAGTGGTGGTACCGAGAAAACTACCTACAATGCCAGTTTAAATTATTTTAAACAAGATGGAATTATTAAAACCAGTGATTTAGATAGATTTATTGGTCGTATCGGAATTGAACAAAAGGCTTTAAACGATAGGTTAAAGATTGGATTGAACATCAGCAACTCGGTAACCAACGCTAATCTGGTTCCTTATCGTAATACGGTACTCTCACAAATGCTTACTTATCTGCCAACAGCGCCTGTTAAGAACCCCGATGGATCCTATTTCGATAACCTCATCCAGACCAGCTACTATAATCCGGTTTCTATGCTTGAAAACGGCACTGAGAACCTGAAGAATAAAAACATCCTGGGCAATTTAACGATTAACTTAAAATTACCATTCGGCTTCTCTTACGATGTTTCAGCATCATATCAGAACAGCCAAAATGTTTATGGCGCATTTTATAATAGCATTTATACTTCCAGGTATAACAATGTTCGAAATACACCAGACCCGCCAGCAAATCCAAGTTTTGTAACCTTAGTAGGTAAGGATGGTTTGGCAGTAAGAAATGCCTATCAAAACACCAATAAAATTATAGAAACGTATTTAACCTGGAATAAAAAATTTGGCGATCATGATATTAATGCAGTAGTGGGTTATTCTTATCAACAATCGCTAAATAACGATGGTTTTCAAGCTACTTCTACCAATTTTCCAATTAACCAGGTAAGTTATAATAATTTAAGTTTAGGAAACCCATATGCGGTAACTGATTTTAGAGTTGATTTTAATCCAGGCGTAACGTATCAGGAAATTTTGATGATTTCTGATTTTGCCAGGGTAAATTATAATTATAAAAACAAATACCTCATTCAGGGATCGATTAGAAAGGATGGCTCGAATGTATTTGGTGCCAATGAGAAATGGGGTTATTTCCCATCTGTGGGTGCAGCCTGGAACATAGATCAGGAGAATTTCTTTAAAAACGTAGGCATAATTAAAACCCTTAAATTGAGAGGTAGTTATGGTATTGCGGGTAACTCTCTTGGCTTTGCCCCACTTACTACTAAACTCATTTACGGGCAGGTAGGACAATTTTATTATAACGGTTCGCCAAGAGAAGGTGCGTATGGTGCAGTCCAAAATGAAAATCCCGATTTAAGATGGGAGAAAACGGCCACAACCAATGTTGGTTTGGATTTTGGATTGTTTAACGGCAGATTAACAGGATCTGTAGATATATATGATAAAAAAACAACTGATTTAATATTGCAATTTGGCGTTGATAATAACTTGTTTCCAGCGCCACTTTATACAGCCAATGTGGGTAAACTGAGTAATAAAGGTATTGAGGTGGTATTGAACGGTACACCAGTAAGCACCGATAACTTCAGCTGGACTACCGGATTTAATCTGGCACATAACCAAAATAAAATCATTACCTTATCGGATGATAGCAGATTCAATATCGAGGATCGCCTTACCGTTTCTCCTGACGGTGCCGGACAAAGTGGTGCAACATTGCAAATACTTAAACCAGGGGAGCCAATCGGAACATTTTTCACATTTAAGTATGCGGGTAAAGACGCAAATGGTGTTTCACAGTATTATGATGCTGCAGGAAACATTAAAACTCAAAACCTGCTCAATAAAACCGATTATTATATTCTTGGAAATTCGCAACCGAAAGCGCTGTTAGGTTGGTCAAACAATTTAAGATATAAAAACTTTGATTTAAGTGTATTTATGAGAGCGGTATTGGGCGTTAAAATTATGAACGTTACACGTGCTGATTTATTCAGACCAAGCACTGCCCAATTCACCAATATCCCTGTAGAAGTTGAAAATGAATCACCAGCTGATTTCAACTCATATAAATATTCGAGCAGATTCTTAGAAAATGGCAGTTACCTGCGTTTGGATAATGCTACACTCGGATATACTTTCAAAAAAGGCATTATTCCCGGTGTAAACTCTATCCGATTGTATACCACAGCGAATAACCTGTTTGTAATTACAGGTTATAAAGGAATAGACCCAGAGATAAATCAGGGCGGTACCGCTCCAGGGGTAGATACCAACAACTTTTATCCTAAAACCAGAACATTTTTATTCGGGTTAAACGTATCATTTAACTAA